From Humisphaera borealis, the proteins below share one genomic window:
- a CDS encoding FtsK/SpoIIIE domain-containing protein, which translates to MTLITTDLPVSASPPAKPLSPPDAQRAALRDLVSLSTECAATEKRIDRELAATLAESAETLEKSQKSIRIRFESLRGQAAQKKDELLAEITQKHAADLLAIRQSEEPARRRAEAELEQVEQLVQKKTAEASWLADSDLEVTLNTLAAEEKKIAGEVGAQLAQLDALEQDIIRQAVTFGHQPGEADVSVGRPPAAKHPSTLDANDSQSTGTTDSLSADLSASGTKTPLLEEAAAAFVVTREQLDIAAAKVRSLGLPRLFVGVTPALIVFVAVILAAGGTWAATNLEQPNFVAIGIGGGAALLVCLIIGAILKRAAKQQVVHAFGEFEQSLAKARAASSAQLEAADVARHRARQRATHKRDTEIRMAREKYAPGYANAKKRIDAALATIAEQATAGRAAVNAARDAALADATARIDKTARDIEQRLDLDLQGAKLHHDRIIGQARERYDRSRLELESRLRDGLQTIQAPIEANASTGHTAPHDWESPEWANWKPPTTFAPGVRFGRLHVDLTRIARAAADGAEVRLALPPPFSLPATLAFPNRASLLIQADRDGRADAIRAIQMVMSRLLVSLPPGRVRFTLLDPVGLGQNFAGFMHLADHDDQLVGGRIWTEAEQIDQRLTNLTGHMETVIQKYLRNEFETIDDYNAQAGELAEPYRFLVISDFPASFSDEALRRLSSIASSGARCGIYTLIFQDTRQTTNLGTTLDDVIASSVTLSRVEGSFVWRDPVFEQFPLTLEPPPSEGALTRILDKVGKGAKEAARVEVPFETIAPPPGKFWSLDSGGDVHVPVGRMGATRLQLMRLGKGVAQHVLIAGKTGSGKSTLLHALVTNLALWYSPNEVEFYLIDFKKGVEFKTYATYNLPHARAIAVESDREFGLSVLQKLDAELSRRGELFRAAGVQDLGSYRKSPNPQIMPRTLLIVDEFQEFFSEDDKLAQDSSVLLDRLVRQGRAFGIHCLLGSQTIAGASGLPRSTIGQMAVRIALQTSEADSQLILGDNNSAARLLSRPGEAIYNDQGGLVEGNSPFQVAWLSDERKDRYLQQVREAADQQAIKTADAIVFEGNAPADLSKNRRLMELMTSRQPQQGPPRAWLGEPVAIKDPTAVTLRRQSGANVLVIGQSEEPALATLLASMISLAAQLPAGDSVAAPTFYIFDATPTDSTLFGSFAKVKQSLPHKSKLVEWRATPEAINDIATEVIRRRDEQDQTAGPIFLFIYGLQRYRVLRKGEDDFGFSIGSSDEPKPADPGKQFADILKEGPPVGVHTIAWADTATAVDRTLDRNAMREFDSRVLFQMGANDSSNLIDSPAANKLGFHRALVYSEEQGVMEKFRPYGLPAEQFLATVRGKMK; encoded by the coding sequence TTGACCCTCATCACCACCGACCTGCCCGTCTCCGCCTCTCCGCCAGCCAAACCGCTGAGCCCTCCCGACGCCCAGCGCGCAGCCCTGCGAGACCTGGTGAGCCTGTCGACCGAATGCGCCGCCACCGAGAAACGCATCGATCGCGAACTGGCGGCAACGCTCGCCGAGTCGGCCGAGACATTAGAAAAGTCGCAGAAGTCGATTCGCATCCGCTTCGAAAGCCTTCGTGGCCAAGCGGCGCAGAAGAAGGACGAACTGCTCGCCGAGATTACCCAGAAGCACGCCGCCGACCTGCTGGCGATCCGCCAGTCGGAGGAGCCGGCGCGCCGTCGGGCCGAGGCCGAACTGGAACAGGTCGAGCAACTCGTACAGAAGAAGACCGCCGAGGCATCCTGGCTTGCCGACAGTGATCTGGAAGTCACGCTGAACACACTGGCCGCGGAAGAGAAAAAAATCGCCGGCGAAGTGGGCGCCCAGCTTGCGCAGCTCGACGCGTTAGAGCAGGACATCATCCGCCAGGCCGTCACGTTCGGGCATCAGCCCGGCGAGGCCGATGTGTCGGTCGGTCGGCCGCCTGCGGCAAAGCATCCGAGCACGCTCGATGCCAATGACTCGCAGTCCACCGGGACGACCGACTCTTTGTCGGCCGACCTTTCGGCCTCCGGAACGAAAACGCCCTTGCTGGAGGAAGCCGCGGCGGCATTTGTCGTCACCCGGGAACAGCTCGATATTGCCGCCGCGAAAGTGCGGTCCCTGGGTTTACCCCGACTCTTCGTCGGAGTGACGCCGGCGCTGATCGTGTTCGTCGCGGTCATCCTGGCCGCGGGAGGAACCTGGGCGGCGACGAACCTGGAACAGCCGAACTTCGTGGCGATCGGCATCGGCGGTGGCGCGGCGCTGCTCGTCTGCCTGATCATCGGCGCGATTCTCAAACGCGCCGCGAAACAGCAGGTGGTGCACGCGTTCGGCGAGTTCGAGCAGTCACTGGCCAAAGCCCGGGCGGCATCGTCGGCGCAGCTCGAAGCGGCCGACGTCGCGCGCCATCGCGCCCGCCAGCGGGCCACCCACAAGCGCGATACCGAAATCCGAATGGCGCGGGAGAAGTACGCGCCCGGTTATGCCAACGCCAAGAAGAGGATCGATGCCGCGCTCGCGACCATCGCCGAGCAGGCCACCGCCGGCCGGGCCGCAGTGAACGCCGCCCGTGACGCCGCACTGGCCGACGCAACCGCCCGCATCGACAAAACCGCACGCGACATCGAGCAGCGGCTCGATCTCGACCTCCAGGGTGCCAAACTGCACCACGACCGGATCATCGGCCAGGCCCGCGAGCGATACGACCGCAGCCGGCTCGAACTCGAATCACGGCTGCGCGACGGCCTGCAAACAATCCAGGCACCGATCGAAGCCAACGCCTCCACCGGCCACACCGCGCCACACGACTGGGAATCGCCGGAGTGGGCAAACTGGAAGCCGCCGACAACCTTTGCGCCGGGCGTTCGCTTTGGTCGGCTGCATGTCGATCTGACGCGCATTGCCCGTGCCGCCGCTGACGGTGCCGAAGTACGACTTGCCCTGCCACCGCCCTTCAGCCTGCCGGCAACGCTCGCCTTCCCCAACCGCGCCAGCCTGCTCATCCAGGCCGATCGCGATGGCCGGGCCGACGCGATCCGTGCCATCCAGATGGTGATGTCCCGCCTGCTGGTTTCGCTTCCGCCGGGCCGGGTGCGCTTCACGCTGCTCGATCCCGTCGGCCTCGGCCAGAACTTCGCCGGTTTCATGCACCTGGCCGACCATGATGACCAGCTCGTCGGCGGGCGCATCTGGACGGAAGCCGAGCAGATCGACCAGCGCCTCACCAACCTGACCGGCCACATGGAAACGGTCATCCAGAAGTACCTGCGGAACGAATTCGAAACGATCGACGACTACAACGCCCAGGCCGGCGAGCTGGCCGAGCCCTACCGCTTTCTGGTCATCAGCGATTTCCCGGCGAGCTTCTCGGATGAAGCCCTTCGCCGGCTCAGCAGCATCGCCAGCAGCGGGGCTCGGTGCGGCATCTACACGCTGATTTTTCAGGACACCCGCCAGACGACGAACCTCGGCACGACGCTCGATGACGTGATCGCCAGCAGCGTCACGCTGTCTCGGGTGGAAGGCAGTTTCGTCTGGCGTGATCCGGTTTTCGAACAGTTTCCTCTCACCCTCGAACCGCCGCCCAGCGAAGGGGCGCTGACCAGGATTCTCGACAAGGTCGGCAAGGGCGCGAAAGAAGCCGCCCGTGTGGAGGTGCCGTTCGAAACGATCGCCCCGCCGCCGGGCAAGTTCTGGTCACTCGACAGCGGCGGCGACGTCCACGTGCCGGTCGGCCGGATGGGCGCGACACGGTTGCAGCTCATGCGCCTCGGCAAGGGTGTCGCCCAGCACGTGCTGATCGCCGGTAAGACCGGCTCGGGTAAGTCGACCCTGCTCCACGCGCTGGTGACGAACCTGGCCCTCTGGTACTCGCCGAACGAGGTCGAGTTCTACCTGATCGACTTCAAGAAAGGCGTCGAGTTCAAGACCTACGCCACCTACAACCTGCCGCACGCCCGGGCGATCGCGGTGGAAAGCGACCGCGAGTTCGGCCTGAGTGTGCTGCAGAAGCTCGACGCCGAGTTGTCCCGGCGGGGCGAACTATTCCGCGCGGCCGGGGTTCAGGACCTGGGCAGCTACCGCAAGTCGCCAAATCCGCAGATCATGCCGCGAACGCTGCTGATCGTTGACGAATTCCAGGAGTTCTTCAGCGAAGACGACAAGCTCGCCCAGGATTCCAGCGTGCTGCTCGACCGGCTGGTGCGGCAGGGCCGTGCGTTCGGTATTCACTGCCTGCTGGGGTCGCAGACGATCGCCGGCGCTTCGGGCCTGCCCCGCAGCACGATCGGCCAGATGGCGGTCCGCATCGCGCTGCAGACGAGCGAGGCCGATTCGCAGCTCATCCTCGGCGACAACAACTCCGCCGCCCGGCTGCTGTCCCGTCCCGGCGAGGCGATTTACAACGACCAGGGCGGCTTGGTCGAAGGCAACAGCCCGTTCCAGGTGGCCTGGCTCAGCGACGAGCGAAAGGATCGCTACCTGCAGCAGGTTCGCGAAGCGGCGGATCAACAGGCCATCAAAACCGCCGACGCGATCGTGTTCGAAGGCAACGCACCGGCCGATCTATCGAAGAACCGCCGGCTGATGGAGTTGATGACCTCGCGCCAGCCGCAGCAGGGCCCGCCGCGGGCGTGGCTCGGCGAGCCGGTGGCGATCAAGGACCCCACCGCCGTCACACTTCGCCGCCAGAGCGGTGCGAATGTCTTGGTCATCGGTCAGTCGGAAGAACCGGCGCTGGCTACGCTGCTGGCGTCGATGATCTCGCTCGCGGCGCAGCTCCCCGCCGGCGATTCGGTCGCCGCCCCGACGTTCTATATCTTCGATGCCACGCCGACCGATTCGACGCTGTTCGGATCCTTCGCGAAGGTGAAACAGTCGCTGCCGCACAAGAGCAAGCTCGTCGAATGGCGGGCCACGCCCGAGGCGATCAACGACATCGCGACTGAGGTCATCCGCCGGCGCGACGAGCAGGACCAGACCGCCGGGCCGATCTTCCTGTTCATCTACGGTTTGCAGCGTTACCGCGTATTGCGAAAGGGCGAAGACGACTTCGGCTTCTCGATCGGCTCCAGCGACGAACCCAAACCCGCCGACCCGGGCAAGCAGTTCGCCGACATCCTCAAAGAGGGCCCGCCCGTCGGCGTGCACACGATCGCCTGGGCCGACACCGCGACGGCGGTCGATCGAACGCTGGACCGCAACGCGATGCGCGAGTTCGACAGCCGGGTGCTCTTCCAGATGGGTGCCAATGACAGCAGCAACCTGATCGACTCCCCTGCCGCCAACAAGCTCGGGTTCCACCGGGCCCTGGTCTACAGCGAAGAGCAAGGCGTCATGGAAAAGTTCCGCCCGTACGGACTTCCGGCCGAGCAATTCCTTGCGACAGTGCGGGGAAAAATGAAGTAG
- a CDS encoding tetratricopeptide repeat protein yields the protein MVRGVRTFPQFWKDYGSKISLVIILFLLSLVLVRYWLNSREVTQQAIAEQLTSARSVLEQYRQGNAGSSVLDDDAQTRQFLVMASRQLGDASIPIVFLGPEAETRIRGRVKEKVEAAVAETLKNSSDPARQAEATLLRADLNLHFGLLAFAESTAAPATQPTTKAFDKTPEQYFESAAKDYAELIAQAAKIPARTATAARFGMAAVHENRDERDKAKAIYDDIAKSGPDATVKKLAAARIDLLVRIPANPLLGPPSKPKPTTAPATTQATTGPAATAPAATQPTATPATKPSTQP from the coding sequence TTGGTTCGAGGGGTCCGGACTTTCCCACAGTTCTGGAAGGACTACGGGTCTAAAATCTCGTTGGTCATCATTCTCTTTCTGCTATCGCTGGTGCTGGTGCGCTACTGGCTGAACAGCCGGGAAGTAACCCAGCAGGCGATCGCCGAGCAGCTCACCAGCGCGCGGTCGGTGCTGGAGCAGTATCGCCAGGGGAACGCCGGCTCGTCGGTTCTCGACGACGACGCACAGACACGGCAGTTCCTGGTGATGGCCTCGCGGCAGTTGGGCGATGCCTCGATCCCCATCGTCTTTCTCGGACCGGAAGCCGAGACGCGCATCCGCGGCCGGGTGAAGGAAAAGGTGGAAGCGGCCGTCGCCGAAACACTCAAGAACTCGTCCGACCCGGCCCGCCAGGCCGAGGCAACCCTGCTTCGCGCCGACCTGAACCTGCACTTCGGTCTGCTCGCGTTCGCCGAAAGCACCGCAGCGCCGGCCACCCAGCCGACGACCAAGGCGTTCGACAAGACGCCGGAGCAGTACTTCGAGTCGGCCGCGAAGGACTACGCCGAGCTGATCGCCCAGGCGGCAAAGATTCCCGCCCGCACGGCAACTGCGGCCCGCTTCGGCATGGCCGCGGTTCACGAGAACCGAGACGAACGCGACAAGGCCAAGGCGATCTATGACGACATCGCCAAGAGCGGCCCTGACGCGACGGTGAAGAAATTGGCGGCGGCCCGCATCGACCTGCTCGTCCGCATTCCCGCCAACCCGCTGCTCGGCCCGCCGAGCAAGCCCAAGCCGACCACCGCTCCAGCCACCACGCAGGCGACGACCGGGCCGGCGGCGACCGCACCGGCCGCCACGCAACCCACTGCAACGCCCGCGACGAAGCCTTCCACGCAGCCGTGA
- a CDS encoding SGNH/GDSL hydrolase family protein, with product MRFRPTAVVLAFLLCSVSLRAAEALDSATGKEAKGVIFFDAKAIGIEGQAFADTKAPYDRLPGKADGVVRPPVWNLSRDSAGMAVRFVSDAPAIHARWSLTKEKLEMPHMAATGVSGLDLYVRTEKGNWHWLAVGKPAAQTTTAALISNIPAGKREYLLYLPLYNGVTSLEIGVPKGSTLFKPDARPAARAKPILFYGTSITHGACASRPGMVHTSILGRWFDRPVINLGFSGNGTMDDSMGNLLAELDVAVYVIDCLPNMDAKAVAAKAEPFIRALRKAKPNTPIVLVEDRTYGDAFLIESKAKRNAGSREEFRKTYAKLKAEGMTGLSYLEGEKLLGEDGDDTVDSSHPSDLGFMRQAEAMKVVLEPLLR from the coding sequence ATGCGCTTTCGACCGACCGCTGTCGTTCTGGCTTTTCTCCTCTGTTCCGTTTCCCTCCGCGCCGCCGAGGCGCTCGACTCCGCGACCGGGAAGGAAGCCAAAGGCGTCATCTTCTTCGACGCCAAGGCGATCGGCATCGAAGGCCAGGCCTTCGCCGACACCAAGGCGCCCTACGACCGCCTGCCCGGCAAGGCCGATGGTGTCGTCCGCCCGCCGGTCTGGAATCTCTCGCGCGATTCCGCCGGCATGGCCGTCCGGTTCGTCTCCGACGCCCCGGCCATTCACGCCCGCTGGTCGCTGACCAAGGAAAAGCTCGAGATGCCTCACATGGCCGCGACGGGCGTCAGCGGACTGGACCTGTACGTCCGCACCGAGAAGGGAAACTGGCATTGGCTCGCCGTCGGCAAGCCGGCCGCCCAGACGACCACGGCGGCGCTCATCTCCAACATCCCCGCCGGGAAACGCGAATACCTGCTCTACCTGCCGCTCTATAACGGCGTGACCAGCCTGGAGATCGGCGTGCCCAAGGGCAGCACCCTGTTCAAGCCCGATGCCCGCCCCGCCGCCCGTGCCAAGCCGATCCTGTTCTACGGCACCAGTATCACCCACGGCGCCTGCGCGAGCCGGCCGGGCATGGTCCACACGTCAATCCTCGGCCGATGGTTCGACCGCCCGGTGATCAACCTGGGCTTCAGTGGTAACGGCACCATGGACGACTCCATGGGCAACCTGCTCGCCGAGCTGGACGTGGCGGTTTACGTGATCGATTGCCTGCCGAACATGGACGCCAAAGCCGTCGCCGCCAAGGCCGAGCCGTTCATCCGGGCCCTGCGCAAGGCCAAGCCCAACACGCCGATCGTACTGGTCGAAGACCGCACCTACGGCGACGCGTTTTTGATCGAGAGCAAAGCCAAGCGCAACGCCGGCAGCCGGGAAGAGTTCCGCAAAACCTACGCCAAGCTCAAGGCCGAAGGCATGACCGGGCTGTCGTACCTGGAAGGTGAAAAGCTGCTCGGCGAAGATGGCGACGACACCGTCGACAGTTCGCACCCGAGCGATCTGGGATTCATGCGGCAGGCCGAGGCGATGAAGGTCGTGCTGGAACCCCTGCTCAGGTAG